The following are encoded together in the Primulina tabacum isolate GXHZ01 chromosome 18, ASM2559414v2, whole genome shotgun sequence genome:
- the LOC142533288 gene encoding large ribosomal subunit protein eL36y-like, with the protein MAPKQPNSGLFVGLKRGHVVTPKELAPRPSDRKGKTSKRVHFARSLIREVAGFAPYEKRITELLKVGKDKRALKVAKRKLGTHKRAKRKREEMASALRKMRAAGGGDKKK; encoded by the exons ATGGCTCCAAAGCAGCCAAACAGCGGCCTATTTGTGGGGCTGAAGAGAGGACATGTTGTCACGCCCAAGGAATTAGCTCCACGCCCATCTGATAGGAAAGGC AAAACAAGCAAGAGAGTGCATTTTGCGAGGAGCCTCATCAGGGAAGTTGCTGGGTTTGCACCTTATGAGAAGAGGATCACTGAACTTCTTAAAGTTGGAAAGGACAAGCGTGCTTTGAAGGTTGCAAAGCGAAAATTGGGTACTCACAAGAGGGCAAAAAGGAAGAGAGAGGAGATGGCTAGCGCACTCAGGAAGATGAG GGCTGCTGGAGGTGGTGACAAGAAGAAGTGA